The following are encoded in a window of Triticum urartu cultivar G1812 unplaced genomic scaffold, Tu2.1 TuUngrouped_contig_3265, whole genome shotgun sequence genomic DNA:
- the LOC125527202 gene encoding glutamate decarboxylase-like isoform X2 — translation MVISHASSSAGEAVYSTFSSRYVREELPRYRMPEGSIPKEAAYQIISDELMLDGNPRLNLASFVTTWMEPECGKLMMDSVNKNYVDMDEYPVTTELQNRCVNMIAHLFNAPIGEDETAIGVSTVGSSEAIMLAGLAFKRKWANKMKEQGKPCDKPNIVTGANVQVCWEKFARYFEVELKEVKLTEGYYVMDPKKAVEMVDENTICVAAILGSTLTGEYEDVKLLNDLLVAKNKETGWDVPIHVDAASGGFIAPFLQPELEWDFRLPLVKSINVSGHKYGLVYPGVGWVIWRSKADLPDELIFHINYLGTDQPTFTLNFSKGASQIIAQYYQLIRLGFEGYKHIMENCKLNAAVLKEGIDATGRFDVLSKADGVPLVAIRLKDSTNFSVFDISENLRRFGWIVPAYTMPADAEHVAVLRIVIREDFNRSLAQRLLADINKIVGELDAHAVHAIKLSTAAAAEGASKSTVDAVTEAFKGLAGNKKAGVC, via the exons ATGGTGATCTCGCACGCGAGCTCCAGCGCGGGGGAGGCCGTCTACTCCACCTTCTCCTCGCGCTACGTGCGCGAGGAGCTCCCGCG GTACCGGATGCCGGAGGGATCGATCCCGAAGGAGGCGGCGTACCAGATCATCAGCGACGAGCTGATGCTGGACGGGAACCCGCGGCTGAACCTGGCGTCCTTCGTCACCACCTGGATGGAGCCCGAGTGCGGCAAGCTCATGATGGACTCCGTTAACAAGAACTACGTCGACATGGACGAGTACCCCGTCACCACCGAGCTCCAG AACCGTTGTGTAAACATGATAGCTCACTTGTTCAATGCACCGATCGGTGAGGATGAGACTGCTATCGGAGTCTCAACAGTGGGGTCCTCGGAAGCGATAATGCTTGCGGGCCTGGCGTTCAAGAGGAAGTGGGCAAACAAAATGAAGGAGCAGGGGAAGCCATGCGACAAACCTAACATTGTTACTGGCGCAAATGTTCAG GTTTGCTGGGAGAAATTTGCTAGATATTTCGAGGTGGAACTGAAGGAGGTCAAGTTAACTGAAGGGTACTATGTCATGGATCCCAAGAAGGCTGTTGAAATGGTGGATGAGAACACTATATGTGTTGCAGCCATCTTGGGATCTACTCTCACTGGAGAGTACGAAGATGTGAAACTGTTGAATGACCTTCTTGTGGCGAAGAACAAGGAAACAGG GTGGGATGTGCCGATCCATGTTGATGCTGCCAGTGGAGGATTCATCGCTCCTTTTCTCCAGCCTGAGCTTGAATGGGACTTCAGGCTGCCGTTGGTGAAGAGCATCAACGTTAGTGGGCACAAGTATGGCCTTGTGTACCCTGGTGTTGGATGGGTCATCTGGCGGAGCAAAGCCGATCTGCCCGACGAACTCATCTTCCACATAAACTATCTAGGAACAGATCAGCCCACGTTCACACTGAACTTCTCCAAGG GCGCTAGCCAGATCATTGCGCAATACTATCAGCTGATCCGCCTCGGCTTCGAG GGGTACAAGCACATCATGGAGAACTGCAAGCTGAACGCGGCGGTGCTGAAGGAGGGCATCGACGCGACGGGGCGGTTCGACGTGCTGTCCAAGGCGGACGGCGTGCCGCTGGTGGCCATCAGGCTCAAGGACAGCACCAACTTCAGCGTGTTCGACATCTCGGAGAACCTGAGGCGGTTCGGGTGGATCGTGCCGGCCTACACGATGCCGGCGGACGCGGAGCACGTGGCCGTCCTCCGCATCGTCATCCGGGAGGACTTCAACCGGAGCCTCGCGCAGCGGCTCCTCGCCGACATCAACAAGATCGTGGGCGAGCTGGACGCGCACGCCGTCCACGCCATCAAGctgtccaccgccgccgccgccgagggcGCCTCCAAGAGCACCGTGGACGCCGTCACCGAGGCCTTCAAGGGCCTGGCCGGGAACAAGAAGGCCGGCGTCTGCTGA
- the LOC125527202 gene encoding glutamate decarboxylase-like isoform X1 translates to MVVTVAATGSDTAEPLHSTTFASRYVRDQLPRYRMPEGSIPKEAAYQIISDELMLDGNPRLNLASFVTTWMEPECGKLMMDSVNKNYVDMDEYPVTTELQNRCVNMIAHLFNAPIGEDETAIGVSTVGSSEAIMLAGLAFKRKWANKMKEQGKPCDKPNIVTGANVQVCWEKFARYFEVELKEVKLTEGYYVMDPKKAVEMVDENTICVAAILGSTLTGEYEDVKLLNDLLVAKNKETGWDVPIHVDAASGGFIAPFLQPELEWDFRLPLVKSINVSGHKYGLVYPGVGWVIWRSKADLPDELIFHINYLGTDQPTFTLNFSKGASQIIAQYYQLIRLGFEGYKHIMENCKLNAAVLKEGIDATGRFDVLSKADGVPLVAIRLKDSTNFSVFDISENLRRFGWIVPAYTMPADAEHVAVLRIVIREDFNRSLAQRLLADINKIVGELDAHAVHAIKLSTAAAAEGASKSTVDAVTEAFKGLAGNKKAGVC, encoded by the exons atggTCGTAACTGTGGCAGCGACGGGGTCGGACACGGCCGAGCCGCTGCACTCCACCACCTTCGCCTCCCGCTACGTCCGCGACCAGCTCCCCCG GTACCGGATGCCGGAGGGATCGATCCCGAAGGAGGCGGCGTACCAGATCATCAGCGACGAGCTGATGCTGGACGGGAACCCGCGGCTGAACCTGGCGTCCTTCGTCACCACCTGGATGGAGCCCGAGTGCGGCAAGCTCATGATGGACTCCGTTAACAAGAACTACGTCGACATGGACGAGTACCCCGTCACCACCGAGCTCCAG AACCGTTGTGTAAACATGATAGCTCACTTGTTCAATGCACCGATCGGTGAGGATGAGACTGCTATCGGAGTCTCAACAGTGGGGTCCTCGGAAGCGATAATGCTTGCGGGCCTGGCGTTCAAGAGGAAGTGGGCAAACAAAATGAAGGAGCAGGGGAAGCCATGCGACAAACCTAACATTGTTACTGGCGCAAATGTTCAG GTTTGCTGGGAGAAATTTGCTAGATATTTCGAGGTGGAACTGAAGGAGGTCAAGTTAACTGAAGGGTACTATGTCATGGATCCCAAGAAGGCTGTTGAAATGGTGGATGAGAACACTATATGTGTTGCAGCCATCTTGGGATCTACTCTCACTGGAGAGTACGAAGATGTGAAACTGTTGAATGACCTTCTTGTGGCGAAGAACAAGGAAACAGG GTGGGATGTGCCGATCCATGTTGATGCTGCCAGTGGAGGATTCATCGCTCCTTTTCTCCAGCCTGAGCTTGAATGGGACTTCAGGCTGCCGTTGGTGAAGAGCATCAACGTTAGTGGGCACAAGTATGGCCTTGTGTACCCTGGTGTTGGATGGGTCATCTGGCGGAGCAAAGCCGATCTGCCCGACGAACTCATCTTCCACATAAACTATCTAGGAACAGATCAGCCCACGTTCACACTGAACTTCTCCAAGG GCGCTAGCCAGATCATTGCGCAATACTATCAGCTGATCCGCCTCGGCTTCGAG GGGTACAAGCACATCATGGAGAACTGCAAGCTGAACGCGGCGGTGCTGAAGGAGGGCATCGACGCGACGGGGCGGTTCGACGTGCTGTCCAAGGCGGACGGCGTGCCGCTGGTGGCCATCAGGCTCAAGGACAGCACCAACTTCAGCGTGTTCGACATCTCGGAGAACCTGAGGCGGTTCGGGTGGATCGTGCCGGCCTACACGATGCCGGCGGACGCGGAGCACGTGGCCGTCCTCCGCATCGTCATCCGGGAGGACTTCAACCGGAGCCTCGCGCAGCGGCTCCTCGCCGACATCAACAAGATCGTGGGCGAGCTGGACGCGCACGCCGTCCACGCCATCAAGctgtccaccgccgccgccgccgagggcGCCTCCAAGAGCACCGTGGACGCCGTCACCGAGGCCTTCAAGGGCCTGGCCGGGAACAAGAAGGCCGGCGTCTGCTGA